The following coding sequences lie in one Cronobacter universalis NCTC 9529 genomic window:
- the minE gene encoding cell division topological specificity factor MinE — protein sequence MALLDFFLSRKKNTANIAKERLQIIVAERRRSDAEPHYLPQLKRDILEVICKYVQIDPEMVTVQLEQKGDDISILELNVTLPEAEETK from the coding sequence ATGGCATTACTCGACTTTTTTCTCTCCAGAAAAAAGAACACCGCGAATATCGCCAAAGAGCGCTTACAAATTATTGTTGCTGAGCGCCGTCGCAGCGATGCTGAACCGCATTATTTACCGCAGCTGAAGCGGGATATTCTGGAAGTAATTTGTAAATACGTTCAGATTGATCCGGAAATGGTCACCGTTCAGCTGGAACAAAAAGGCGACGATATTTCGATTCTCGAACTTAACGTCACTTTACCGGAAGCGGAAGAGACGAAATAA
- the rnd gene encoding ribonuclease D, whose protein sequence is MNYQMITTNDALATLCETARTQRALALDTEFVRTRTYYPQLGLIQLYDGENVALIDPLTITDWAPFQALLQDQNVNKFLHAGSEDLEVFQNAFGMMPDPFIDTQVLASFVGHPLSCGFATLVEHHTGVALDKSESRTDWLARPLTERQCDYAAADVWYLLPIAHKLMEQVRDAGWLTAAINECRLMTQRRGEVLDPDEAWREITNAWQLRPRQLACLKLLAGWRLRKARERDMAVNFVVREENLWKVARHMPGSLGELDGLGLSGSEIRFHGKTLLALVGEAQALPEDALPEPLSNLVDMPGYRKVFKEIKALVQETSEAHKISAELMASRRQINQLLNWHWKLKPQNQLPELISGWRGELLGDALKTLLQHY, encoded by the coding sequence GCGCCCTGGCGCTGGACACCGAATTTGTCCGTACCCGTACTTACTATCCGCAGCTGGGGCTCATCCAGCTGTATGACGGCGAAAACGTCGCGTTGATCGATCCGCTGACCATTACCGACTGGGCGCCTTTTCAGGCGCTGTTGCAGGATCAAAACGTCAACAAATTCCTCCATGCGGGCAGCGAAGATCTGGAAGTGTTCCAGAACGCGTTCGGCATGATGCCCGATCCGTTTATCGACACTCAGGTGCTGGCCTCATTTGTCGGTCATCCGCTCTCCTGCGGTTTTGCGACGCTGGTGGAACATCACACCGGCGTGGCGCTGGATAAAAGCGAGTCGCGTACCGACTGGCTGGCGCGCCCGCTGACGGAGCGCCAGTGCGATTACGCGGCGGCGGACGTCTGGTATCTGCTGCCGATTGCCCACAAACTGATGGAGCAGGTGCGCGACGCCGGCTGGCTGACCGCCGCCATTAACGAATGCCGCCTGATGACCCAGCGCCGCGGCGAGGTGCTCGATCCTGACGAGGCGTGGCGTGAAATCACCAACGCCTGGCAGTTGCGCCCACGTCAGCTCGCCTGCCTGAAGCTGCTGGCGGGCTGGCGCCTGCGCAAAGCGCGCGAGCGCGATATGGCGGTGAATTTCGTGGTGCGTGAAGAAAACCTCTGGAAAGTGGCGCGCCATATGCCGGGCTCGCTTGGCGAACTCGACGGCCTGGGGCTGTCAGGCAGCGAAATCCGCTTCCACGGCAAGACGCTGCTGGCGCTGGTCGGCGAAGCGCAGGCGTTGCCGGAAGATGCCCTGCCGGAGCCGCTCTCGAATCTGGTCGACATGCCGGGCTATCGCAAAGTGTTCAAAGAGATCAAAGCGCTGGTGCAGGAGACGAGCGAGGCGCACAAGATCAGCGCCGAGCTGATGGCGTCGCGCCGCCAGATTAACCAGTTGCTGAACTGGCACTGGAAGCTGAAACCGCAGAATCAGCTACCGGAATTAATCAGCGGCTGGCGCGGCGAGTTATTAGGCGATGCGTTAAAAACGCTGCTGCAACATTATTAA